From a single Miscanthus floridulus cultivar M001 chromosome 8, ASM1932011v1, whole genome shotgun sequence genomic region:
- the LOC136471291 gene encoding probable receptor-like protein kinase At1g80640: MVSGQKGTDFSVPLLVVTPLSLWSLLLRKRGASTEGGGKREREREGQRRRRGGVMKSMPPPLPLLCSSAFVVLLLLLCRPLVANGRATPPSPGWPSAAQPALQPAPTASGGVASADGAAAVLPAAAGPPPLGVIVVERHHHLRTELIAAIVISSVASVVITVAALYAFLLWRRSRRALDSKDTQSIDTARIAFVPMLNSFNSYKATKKSAAAMMDYTSLEAATEKFSESNVLGVGGFGSVYKANFDGRLAAAVKRLDGGAGAHDCEKEFENELDLLGKIQHPNIVSLVGFCIHEENCFIVYELMENGSLDSQLYGPSHGSALSWHIRMKIALDTARGLEYLHEHCNPPVIHRDLKSSNILLDSDFSAKISDFGLAVISGNHSKGILKLSGTMGYVAPEYLLDGKLTEKSDVYAFGVVLLELLLGRKPVEKMAQSQCQSIVTWAMPQLTDRSKLPNIIDPMIKNTMDLKHLYQVAAVAVLCVQPEPSYRPLITDVLHSLVPLVPMELGGTLRISPESPYATQMQSPI, from the exons ATGGTATCTGGTCAGAAAGGCACAGACTTTAGTGTGCCTCTTCTTGTTGTAACGCCCCTGTCTCTCTGGTCTCTGCTCCTGCGGAAGAGGGGTGCGAGCACCGAGGGAGgcgggaagagagagagagagagagagggacagAGACGGAGGCGGGGAGGAGTAATGAAGTCAATGCCGCCGCCATTGCCGCTCCTCTGCTCCTCCGCCTTCGTCGTCTTGCTGCTCCTGCTGTGTCGCCCGTTGGTGGCCAATGGGAGGGCCACACCGCCTTCTCCGGGGTGGCCATCGGCGGCTCAGCCCGCGCTGCAGCCTGCACCCACCGCCAGCGGCGGCGTGGCCTCCGCggacggcgccgccgccgtgcttcCTGCGGCCGCGGGGCCTCCACCCTTAG GGGTGATTGTGGTGGAGAGGCACCACCACCTCCGCACGGAGCTCATCGCTGCCATTGTTATCTCATCCGTCGCCAGCGTCGTGATCACTGTTGCCGCACTGTATGCCTTCTTGCTGTGGCGACGATCACGGCGAGCCCTGGATTCCAAGGACACCCAAAGCATAG ATACCGCAAGGATTGCTTTTGTGCCAATGTTGAACAGCTTCAACTCGTACAAGGCTACCAAGAAGAGTGCTGCGGCCATGATGGATTACACATCTTTGGAGGCAGCAACTGAAAAATTCAGTGAGAGCAATGTCCTTGGAGTTGGTGGGTTTGGGTCTGTGTACAAAGCCAATTTTGATGGGAGGCTTGCTGCTGCTGTGAAGAGATTGGATGGTGGAGCTGGGGCACATGATTGCGAGAAAGAATTCGAG AATGAGCTAGATTTGCTTGGGAAGATTCAGCATCCCAACATTGTGTCCCTTGTGGGCTTCTGTATTCATGAGGAGAACTGTTTCATTGTTTATGAGCTGATGGAGAATGGGTCGTTGGATTCACAACTTTATG GGCCATCACATGGTTCAGCTCTGAGCTGGCATATTCGGATGAAGATTGCTCTTGACACAGCAAG GGGATTAGAGTACCTGCATGAGCACTGCAACCCACCAGTTATCCATAGGGATCTGAAGTCATCTAACATACTTTTAGATTCAGACTTCAGTGCTAAG ATTTCAGATTTTGGCCTCGCGGTGATTAGTGGGAATCACAGCAAAGGGATTTTAAAGCTTTCTGGGACTATGGGCTATGTGGCCCCTGAGTACTTATTGGATG GAAAGTTGACTGAGAAGAGTGATgtatatgcatttggggtagTACTTCTAGAACTTCTACTGGGAAGGAAACCTGTTGAGAAGATGGCACAATCTCAGTGCCAATCAATTGTTACATGG GCCATGCCTCAGCTAACTGATAGATCCAAACTCCCTAACATAATTGACCCCATGATCAAGAACACAATGGATCTGAAACACTTGTACCAA GTTGCTGCAGTGGCTGTGCTCTGTGTGCAACCAGAGCCAAGTTACAGGCCGCTGATCACCGATGTACTCCATTCGCTTGTACCCCTAGTGCCCATGGAGCTTGGAGGAACGCTGAGGATCAGCCCGGAATCACCCTATGCTACTCAGATGCAATCTCCCATTTGA